A window of the Sphaerobacter thermophilus DSM 20745 genome harbors these coding sequences:
- a CDS encoding ABC transporter permease encodes MTAYIVRRLLLMIPVLLLVAITIFFLLHMSPGDPVAVLLGPDATTEQVEQVREALGLNEPLPLQLLHWFQGLLRGDLGTSIFLNKPVTEAILERAEPTILLTIGASLVAILIGVPLGVLSAVRRGSLIDTGSMLVAMLGISMPTFWIGLNLILIFAVTLRWLPAQGYQSIGEGGLATLKYLLLPSITLGAAQAALLARMTRSMMLEVLSEDYIRTARAKGVFERRVVFRHALHNAFIPLVTVIGLTFAVLMGGAVITEQVFNIPGVGRLLVQAVLRRDFPLVQGIVLTIAFLYVVINLLVDVLYVFLDPRIRYS; translated from the coding sequence ATGACCGCGTACATCGTCCGGCGACTTCTGCTCATGATCCCGGTGCTGCTGCTCGTCGCCATCACGATCTTCTTCCTGCTGCACATGTCGCCGGGCGACCCGGTCGCCGTGCTCCTCGGGCCGGATGCCACGACCGAACAGGTCGAGCAGGTACGGGAGGCGCTGGGGCTGAACGAACCGCTTCCGCTCCAGCTCCTCCACTGGTTCCAGGGCCTGCTCCGCGGTGACCTGGGCACGAGCATCTTCCTGAACAAGCCCGTCACCGAGGCGATCCTGGAGCGTGCCGAGCCGACTATCCTGCTCACCATCGGTGCGTCCCTGGTCGCGATCCTGATCGGCGTCCCGCTCGGCGTCCTCTCGGCGGTCCGGCGCGGGTCGCTGATCGACACCGGGTCGATGCTGGTGGCGATGCTCGGCATCTCGATGCCGACCTTCTGGATCGGCCTGAACCTGATCTTGATCTTCGCCGTGACGCTGCGCTGGCTCCCCGCACAGGGGTACCAGTCGATTGGCGAGGGGGGCTTGGCCACGCTCAAATACCTCCTGCTCCCCTCCATCACCCTCGGCGCGGCCCAGGCCGCGCTGCTGGCCCGCATGACCCGTTCGATGATGCTGGAGGTGCTGAGCGAGGACTACATCCGCACCGCGCGGGCGAAAGGGGTGTTTGAACGCCGTGTCGTCTTCCGCCACGCGCTCCACAACGCGTTCATCCCCCTCGTCACGGTCATCGGGCTGACCTTCGCCGTGCTCATGGGGGGCGCGGTGATCACCGAGCAGGTGTTCAACATCCCGGGCGTCGGGCGACTCCTCGTCCAGGCCGTGCTGCGCCGGGACTTCCCGCTCGTCCAGGGGATCGTGCTGACGATCGCGTTCCTGTACGTCGTGATCAACTTGCTGGTGGATGTGCTGTATGTCTTCCTCGACCCGCGCATCCGCTACAGCTAG
- a CDS encoding ABC transporter permease — protein sequence MVVGQSQALSRASKRPERSFFQRARYLAARHTSGVIGAVGLLIVVLVALLAGVLATHSPTETDAVNRLLGVGAEGHLFGTDNLGRDVYSRTVYGTRVSLIVGVGVSLVAVVVGVAVGLIAGYYRRVDSALMRLMDALMAFPGIVLAIGIMAMLGQSLLNVIIALGVVYMPRVARLVRSVVLGLRERQFVEAAQATGLADIHILLRHILPNIWSPVIVQATFIFAEGVLGEAGLSFLGIGPPPTIPSWGNMLGEARQFIREAPLLMVFPGAALTLMVLSLNLVGDGIRDLLDPRLRRRQ from the coding sequence ATGGTGGTTGGACAGTCACAGGCACTGAGTCGCGCCAGTAAGCGCCCGGAACGGAGCTTCTTCCAGCGGGCCCGCTACCTGGCCGCCCGTCACACCAGCGGCGTGATCGGGGCGGTGGGTCTGCTCATCGTCGTCCTCGTCGCCCTGCTGGCCGGTGTCCTCGCTACGCACAGCCCGACGGAGACCGACGCCGTGAACCGCCTGCTTGGCGTCGGCGCCGAGGGACACCTCTTCGGCACCGACAACCTGGGGCGGGATGTCTACAGCCGCACCGTGTACGGTACCCGCGTCTCACTCATCGTCGGCGTCGGCGTCAGCCTGGTGGCGGTCGTGGTCGGCGTCGCGGTCGGACTGATCGCCGGATACTACCGCCGAGTCGACAGCGCGCTCATGCGCCTGATGGACGCGCTGATGGCCTTCCCCGGGATCGTGCTGGCCATCGGCATCATGGCGATGCTCGGTCAGAGCCTGCTGAACGTGATCATCGCGCTCGGTGTCGTCTACATGCCGCGCGTCGCCCGCCTGGTCCGGAGCGTCGTCCTCGGCCTGCGGGAGCGCCAGTTCGTCGAAGCGGCGCAGGCCACGGGTCTGGCCGACATCCACATCCTGCTGCGCCACATCCTGCCCAACATCTGGTCCCCGGTGATCGTCCAGGCGACCTTCATCTTCGCCGAGGGCGTGCTCGGCGAGGCCGGGCTGAGCTTCCTGGGGATCGGGCCGCCGCCGACGATCCCGAGTTGGGGCAACATGCTGGGCGAGGCGCGTCAGTTCATCCGGGAGGCGCCGCTCCTGATGGTCTTCCCCGGCGCTGCGTTGACGCTCATGGTGCTGAGCCTCAACCTGGTCGGCGACGGCATCCGCGACCTCCTCGACCCGCGCCTGCGCCGCCGCCAGTGA
- a CDS encoding vacuolar-type H+-ATPase subunit H: MQDGRGGHGQPSQPVDILMLLDRLEDLISNGMRVPLSSRVMIEEEDALALIDQLRLALPQEIKLARRVVQERQKIITDAQAEADKILAVAKERAEYLMAEQGLINEAKARAEEILRQAKDNAKRSMGEVDGYALRLLSELEAVLEEDLERIKHVKSAVTSR, translated from the coding sequence GTGCAAGACGGTCGTGGGGGACACGGACAGCCCAGTCAACCGGTCGACATCCTCATGCTGCTCGACCGCTTGGAGGATCTGATCAGCAACGGGATGCGGGTGCCGCTGAGCAGCCGGGTGATGATCGAGGAGGAAGACGCCCTCGCCCTCATCGATCAATTGCGCCTGGCGCTGCCGCAAGAGATCAAGCTGGCGCGCCGGGTGGTGCAGGAGCGGCAGAAGATCATCACCGACGCCCAGGCGGAGGCGGACAAGATCCTGGCGGTCGCCAAGGAGCGAGCCGAGTACCTGATGGCCGAGCAGGGGCTCATCAATGAGGCCAAGGCGCGCGCTGAGGAGATCCTGCGCCAGGCCAAGGACAATGCCAAGCGCTCGATGGGCGAGGTGGACGGCTACGCGCTCCGGCTGCTCAGCGAGCTGGAAGCTGTCCTCGAAGAGGATCTCGAGCGCATCAAGCACGTCAAGTCCGCCGTGACCTCCCGGTAG
- the coaD gene encoding pantetheine-phosphate adenylyltransferase: MTHIALYPGSFDPITNGHIDVACRAARLFDELIVAIYEGDELHDKRALFSVEERRAMAEQALAGLAPNLRVDTYRGLTVNYARSVGAQVIVRGLRAVSDFEYEFKLAHMNRHMAPDVDVVCLMTSSQHSFVSSSLIKQVASLGGNVQGLVPDHVAEALARKFGAVVRE, from the coding sequence GTGACGCATATCGCGCTCTACCCGGGATCCTTCGACCCGATCACCAACGGGCACATTGACGTCGCGTGCCGCGCCGCGCGGCTGTTCGACGAGTTGATCGTCGCGATCTACGAGGGCGACGAGCTGCACGACAAGCGGGCCCTCTTCTCGGTGGAGGAGCGGCGAGCGATGGCGGAGCAGGCGCTCGCCGGCTTGGCGCCAAATTTGCGCGTTGACACATATCGCGGACTGACCGTAAACTATGCACGATCCGTAGGTGCACAAGTAATAGTTCGCGGTCTGCGGGCTGTCTCCGACTTCGAGTATGAATTCAAGTTGGCACATATGAACCGGCACATGGCGCCGGACGTCGATGTCGTCTGCTTGATGACGAGTTCGCAGCACTCGTTCGTCAGCTCGAGTCTTATCAAGCAGGTCGCCTCGCTCGGTGGGAATGTCCAGGGGCTGGTCCCCGACCACGTAGCCGAGGCGCTGGCACGGAAGTTCGGTGCGGTCGTGCGTGAATAA